One region of Triticum aestivum cultivar Chinese Spring chromosome 6B, IWGSC CS RefSeq v2.1, whole genome shotgun sequence genomic DNA includes:
- the LOC123137816 gene encoding probable purine permease 11 has product MAGDDGNSNSNAVRGGGGSNQEEVQIEIAGSSKPAVSLAHEAPPQSAPVKHWQWWLMVVLNMFFLVAGQTSATLLGRFYYNEGGNSKWLSTFVQTAGFPVLFIAQFLFHAKSPSTQATTSGPEASITKITLIYIALGLIIAADDLMYSYGLLYLPVSTYSLICASQLAFNAVFSYFLNAQKFTPLIFNSVLLLTFSASLLGVDEDSPSSSDISQGNHVLGFVLTLGASATYSLILSLMQVTFEKVIKRETFSVVLNMQIYTAFVATLASLVGLFASGEWKTLEGEMHMFSPGKVSYVMTVLWTAISWQIASVGVVGLIFVVSSLFSNVISTLALPIIPVFAVIFFHDKMDGIKIIAMLIAIWGFISYGYQLYVDDKKSRKTSSSVEENS; this is encoded by the exons ATGGCCGGCGACGAcggcaacagcaacagcaacgccgtccgcggcggcggcgggagcaacCAGGAAGAGGTCCAGATAGAAATCGCAG GATCCTCCAAACCTGCAGTTTCCTTGGCCCATGAAGCACCCCCACAAAGCGCTCCGGTTAAGCATTGGCAATGGTGGTTGATGGTGGTACTGAACATGTTCTTCCTTGTGGCTGGTCAGACGTCGGCAACACTCTTAGGGAGATTCTACTACAATGAAGGTGGCAATAGCAAATGGTTGTCCACTTTTGTCCAGACTGCTGGTTTTCCGGTGTTGTTTATTGCCCAATTTCTTTTCCATGCAAAGTCACCTTCCACACAAGCAACTACCAGTGGCCCTGAAGCTTCTATCACCAAAATCACCCTGATATACATTGCCTTGGGACTCATCATTGCTGCAGACGACTTGATGTATTCCTACGGTCTATTGTATCTTCCTGTCTCAACTTACTCCCTCATTTGTGCTAGCCAGCTGGCCTTCAACGCCGTCTTCTCATATTTTCTCAATGCCCAAAAGTTCACCCCTTTGATATTCAACTCGGTACTACTCCTTACATTTTCCGCTTCGCTCCTTGGAGTTGATGAGGATTCTCCGAGCAGTAGTGATATCTCACAAGGGAATCATgtattgggttttgtgttgacacTGGGAGCATCGGCCACATACTCACTTATTCTGTCTCTCATGCAAGTTACGTTTGAAAAGGTTATTAAGAGGGAGACCTTCTCAGTCGTGCTGAACATGCAGATTTATACGGCATTTGTGGCTACATTGGCTTCTCTTGTTGGGTTGTTTGCAAGTGGTGAATGGAAGACTTTGGAGGGAGAGATGCACATGTTCAGCCCAGGGAAGGTGTCCTATGTAATGACAGTGCTATGGACAGCTATATCATGGCAGATAGCTTCTGTTGGAGTTGTGGGGTTGATCTTTGTGGTTTCATCACTCTTTTCAAATGTGATAAGCACCCTAGCTCTGCCCATCATTCCTGTTTTCGCAGTGATTTTCTTTCACGACAAAATGGATGGAATAAAGATTATAGCTATGCTGATAGCCATCTGGGGTTTTATTTCATACGGCTACCAGTTGTATGTTGATGACAAGAAGTCTAGGAAGACTTCGTCCAGTGTGGAGGAGAATTCCTAA